One Drosophila kikkawai strain 14028-0561.14 chromosome 3L, DkikHiC1v2, whole genome shotgun sequence genomic window carries:
- the LOC108071652 gene encoding serine protease 1-like encodes MIVLLCLLALQILNTGSTEVLPRVVNGHLAKEGEIPYVVGIKSQGILKATWCGGNIISNEWILTAAHCFDHFFLWSKGHIYYGSTVLGQGLTGSFRYKNIFKHPGYGKFRNDLALIKQPRIRFSDTIKSIPLPSSHDISQSYANQSASTAGWNLKELPEPQQLRWTIVKIASDENCKRKYPNNGEVLCGRVNPGSAMCKGDSGGPLVHHEKKTLVGITSFGEDRCDNGELVGFTNVVNYLDWIRRVSGVKSIN; translated from the coding sequence ATGATAGTCCTCCTGTGCCTTTTGGCACTCCAAATCCTTAACACTGGCAGTACGGAGGTGCTACCGCGGGTTGTTAATGGCCACTTGGCCAAGGAAGGTGAAATTCCCTACGTGGTTGGTATCAAATCGCAAGGCATACTAAAGGCTACTTGGTGTGGTGGCAATATAATATCCAATGAATGGATTCTGACGGCTGCCCATTGCTTCGATCACTTTTTCCTTTGGTCTAAGGGCCATATATACTATGGATCCACAGTGCTAGGACAAGGATTAACAGGATCCTTTAGAtacaaaaacattttcaaacaTCCCGGTTATGGTAAATTCAGAAATGATTTGGCTCTGATAAAACAACCTCGCATACGATTTTCCGATACTATTAAGAGCATTCCCTTGCCATCCTCTCATGATATCAGCCAGTCCTATGCGAATCAGTCGGCCTCTACTGCTGGATGGAATTTAAAAGAACTTCCCGAACCTCAACAATTGAGATGGACTATAGTAAAAATAGCCAGCGATGAGAATTGCAAAAGAAAGTATCCAAACAATGGAGAGGTACTCTGTGGCAGAGTAAATCCTGGATCAGCCATGTGCAAAGGCGATTCGGGAGGACCTCTAGTGCATCATGAAAAGAAGACTCTAGTGGGAATAACCTCATTTGGAGAAGATAGGTGTGATAATGGTGAGCTTGTGGGCTTTACCAATGTAGTCAACTATCTGGATTGGATACGCAGGGTCTCCGGAGTGAAgtctattaattaa